The Seriola aureovittata isolate HTS-2021-v1 ecotype China chromosome 7, ASM2101889v1, whole genome shotgun sequence genome includes the window gcctctgctctccctctggCCCACCATGCATCATTTGCTCAGTCATACTCTCTGAAATACAAACAGACCTAGACATTTATGCATAAATACATGGACACTGACACTCAGGCACACAAGCGCACGTTCCCCCCGATGAGTAATTTTCTGTAAATCTATTGAAAAATGATTGGCAGCTAATTTTAGTACCTTTTCAAACAATAGTCTTGCATAAAGTAGAGTGGATGAATATTGAAATAGCGGATTTGCCGCAGCAATATGCCACCTGTCCATTCCACGTAATTAGTTTGACCTTTTCAGAACATTTGGTGTTAGTCGTCACTTTTCCATAATAATCCCGACTGGCTGAAATAACCTCTTTATACCGCTTCATAATCACTTTACACAGTTGTCTCCTGTCTCACTACTTGAAGGGCCTCAGCAAAATTGATTTACTGAAGTAATTAATGGAGTTTAATCCACCTTGTGTGAGTTTTCAATTCAAATTAGTGGCTGGTCATTCCCAGTGTAATTAATTGccttaattaatcaattaagcTCTCTGAAGCAACATTCAAGCTATAGGGCCAAACCTTTCAGCATGGTCGCTGCCATGTAGAGAAAAGTCGGTGAATGTATGTTGATATAATGTCAAAGAAGTAAATTAGGATAAAAAGGTACAGTTACCTGTTGTGAAGCCCTGCGATGACACAGATAGTTTATACAAAGCTCTATAATCTGTCCTCTGTATGACTTGGCTCCCTTTTTATTTCCCTCCAGGAtctctatctctcactctcacctctcactctAAACTGTCTGCCCCCACTGACAGAGTAAACCTGATTCATAAACCTCTGCTTATCCACCTGCCtgctatctttctctctcctgtctccgcAAACATATCAATTGTGTCAATGTTGGAGCATGGCTGCCCTTTCCATCGGAGATGTGCAAAGGGCAACACCACCTCTGCCAGCCagtgaaatatgtaaataaggcacatacacacacacatgcatatataaGCATGGACACGCAGaaacatgtacaaaaataaggtttaattattcatttttatagtAAAAACCCTTCCCGTTCAGGTGCTCTTTCATTCTTCCAATTTTCTCCACAtttgagagagacaaaggaaaaTAAGAAGTAGCTCTTAACTCCGAAGGCAATGTGCTTTttgatggaggtggaggtgataAAGATGAATAGAGATATCAAAGACATTTTACACAGTCTTATCCAGAAGGGATTGTTCcatgagacaaaataaagaCACGTGTATATTGAACTATATTGCCAAGATACCTACACAGAGGAAATGCATGCCCTCACCTTTATgcttatatttcatattatccATATTATTCCTGTGAAGTGATTTAGGCTCACAACGAAAAGACAAATCCTGGAGCTGGCCTACACCTGAAAATTTGTCAAAAAGTGAGTTTTGTGTGCTCTAAAtgtttactttagtttttaCATGCAAATGAGTTTCATTGAACTGTAGGGCTGACTGTTATGGCCTGGAAAATATGCccatatttccaaaaaaatcACCCAAGCATATCAATGTGTCTACAAATCATTCTCCCACTGAGGTGGGAAAAGGTGGGAAAAGGTCCAAGCTGCAGGAGGGGGCACTCTGAGCCCCACGGAGATTGCTCCATTTCACAAAAGACATACCCACAATACATATTAAGAACAGAGATTGACAAATTAATTTATCCTGCTGCAATTTTAAAATACAGCGACAGTATGTTTGTCTGTTAATTGTGTAAGTGGAGACCCTGAGGAAGGCAGTGCAAAAGTAGAATCATAATGAATcaattttatgaaaataaatgtttcttttctatGTATCATCAATTTATAGTGACAAGGCTTATTGTACCAGACAGTATCtgaataatgttttctttgGCATCTTGTTCATTTTCGACTTGTGCATATTCACATCCAGATTTGACTGCTAAAGATGAGGATACAATAAATAGTGTCTTATAAGGGAAAGCCGTAGACTGAGAAGACTGCCCACAAAGTTATGTTCGCCGCTTCTCTTTGAGTCTTCTGCATGGTCTTATAATACATTCACGATCTTCTGTCACAGTTTCAATGTGACAATGATCAGCCTCATCGGTGGAAAAAACAACGCTCCGATCTCGCGTAATGGAACGAGATTTGCCCGTTTTAACATGAGTTGGAAACCCCGTTCTACCCTCTTCCCTTTGCTGTCCACAAGCAAGGTAAAGCGCTATTTTTCCTTACCCGTTTATCTGACATTAAATTGCTTCAAACTTTAGCATTTACACTCGAAACTTGGTGAGGTAGGATATAAGGTGTAGATTAATAAAGTGGTTGAGCTTTTTGTGAGGTGGTTAGACGTgtaaatcagtttttaaaagaatTCTACTTCAATCCTGCTCTCGTACTATCGGTCTAGGTTATGGCTGCCCCCATGCTACCTCGTTGAGGCCTGCTAGCTAGTGGCTAGCTGTCCCGACTTTGCAATATATTTATTGTAGAAATTTATAATAATTGTTCATATTGCCAAAAGACACATTGCGTAGGTCGTCGGGATCTTACCGAATTGTATATTTTTGAATGATAAGGGTTCACTACCAAAAGGGGCTTGTCCTGAGACGGGTCTGGTAGCCAGTTAGCGCAACACACTCGCTGTAAGGATAGCTAATGCCGGCTGAAAGCGTGCAGCCGAGAGCCCCTACACATGTATCTGTCTAATGTGCTTTGGTTGATGCTTGGGTCGTTcaattgacattttgttttttgcaacAAAGTAACATCTCGAATTAAGCTGAGCGGGTCAGTCATGGCCATATATCATCGGCAAAGCAACTGATATCGTTGGTCCACACATTTGTTCTGTGTAACGGTGGATCACATAATATCTGTCAGAAAGCGAACAGCTCCAGTCTGAAGCATATTTAGAGTTGTGCTAATGAGTTTATTTCACGTATACATCAGCAGATACGTTGATAGTAACGTTAGTGCATTTTCTTATTCAGATGCCTGGTGTCACAGTGAAAGACGTCAACCAGCAGGAGTTTGTCCGTGCCCTGGCGGCCTTCCTGAAGAAGtgagtatttttgttttagcaAAACTTGCTCTTGGCATTGCAGTGACTTACCTGttcgttttattttattttttttaagttggtGTTTAGTTTTATATAGCGCGAATAAACAGTGTAATATGGATGAACCTACTGGCACATGTTAACAGAATATTGATTTGGGATCCAGTTCTGGTTTACATCATGGTGACAATTCTCTCCTGTTTGTAGGTCAGGAAAGCTGAAGGTGCCTGACTGGGTGGACCTTGTCAAGCTGGGTAAGCACAAGGAGCTGGCCCCCAGTGATGAGAACTGGTTTTACATCAGAGCTGGTAAGTCAGAATATTGATGTTCATTCTAGGTTCCAACTGGTCATGGTGTCTCAAACATTAGAAAGGCATAAATCTAATGTTAATATTTCAAGTTTAAGTAAAGTATTACACATTAAAGGTGTAATACTGAATCAAGAGTATTTAAACCCCGTACTCATGTTGGAAGTTTCTGCTGTCCTCCTGAATGACCCATTTTACATCAGTAATAGGGATGTATCGATGTTTGTAGATTTCACATGGTAGTGGAGGCTTTCTTAAATGAAGCATGTCCTTCATTGGCTTCATAAATATCTGTAGAAAGCCCTGCTATAGTAAagaatgaaatcatttttaagaaTCTCAATTAATGATTTGAAAGGAAACATACCTTGGGGGGTATGGTTCACCCAAACCCTGGTGATATCCAgtcatgtaatttttttttttctgtgcatttgCCTTAgacagtttatttaattttacagctTAACGTGTAACGAAATGTGTGATAAAACTGTCGATGCTTAATCAAAATGTGTAACTGATTCACTCTTGATCTCTGACTGTAGTGCCTTGttcatgaaatattaaacactGCTACTTATTATCTTGATGTCTTACTGAGACCACAAAGCCATGTGTCCAGTACAGATGCACTGATTGGCCAGCAATTGCAATCAGCTGGTTTTCAGCTTAGTCGACTGTGACCGGTGACCAGAAAGTATTTCTCTTCACCCTCTTTCAGATAGAGAGATCCCTTCACTTATTTAATAGTCAGTGTTTGTTATGAGCACACAAATTTAATTGACCATtaatgaaaaattacaaaatgtttgtATAGCTGTCAATTAAAGTTCTTATAGGCAGGTCAGACTTACAAAAAAAGCTTATCACAACTGACGCTGACACCATCTCTACTGCTCTCCTAGCATCCACAGTCCGCCACTTGTACCTCCGCGGAGGTGCTGGTGTTGGCTCCATGACCAAGATCTATGGAAGTCGCCAAAGGAACGGCGTGTGCCCTGCCCACTACAGTGTAGGATCCAAGAATGTGGCTCGTAAGGTGCTGCAGGCCCTGGAGCTGCTAAAGATGATTGAGAAGGATCCCAATGGGTAAGAATCTTATTTGTGGTATCCATCAGGTCATTAAAGTATGAAAGCTTGATATTTTAGTTACTGAATTGTTAAAATTAACTTGTTTGAATGACAATGCTTTCAAAATACACAAGTGCACTATAAAGAGGTTCTTTAAATTTTTACTCTGAGGGTTCTACTTGGGTATGTGTTTGTACAGTCAAAGCTGACTCGAGTATAAGTTGCCATATGTATGTTTTCTGGGCACTGCAaagttcactcactcactcactcactcactcactcactcactcactcactcactcactcactcactcagatgCACAGTCCTCAATTTGCACCTGCATTTTTATCTATGCAGAACCATGATGTGAAATATACTCATCAAATTTCATGCTGGATAACTGAAACCTTTTAACGTATAAGCTAGAATTTTGCTGTGAGCCTCAAATACAGATGTAATCACTCTGTAATGAGAAGACTAATTGattggtttggtttttattctgttcaaaTGGGCAGGAAAATGAAATTCCATTTTGAATTGGACTTTGTTTCATGGTTGATGAGTGATTTTTGCCAACGTGTATGGATGGAGAATTGATCCTTGGCCTTCCCTGACTAATACTGTGGCCAATGTGGCATAAAGAAGTAGTTATGTAAGACTTAAGCATTTTGTGTATTGAATTTTGTTCAAGTTATGTCAGTTGATGTATTATATATTGTCCCTTCAGTTTCCCGTTTTAATATTTGCTGTTCTCCATTTTCCTCAGTGGTCGCAGACTAACCTCCCAGGGAACCAGAGACCTGGACAGAATTGCTGGCCAGGTGAGAAACTTATCATTTTCCCCTGATTATTATGTTGACATGCATACAAGTAACTTGATTATTTGAGTACTTGGATCTAGTGAAAGTCATAGCAAAACCATACGCAGTTGAATAACTATTCcaatgatgttgatgttgttttaataatgaAGTTATAATGCATTTCCTGGATGCACTTGACCTTTTCCAGTAATTTGAATACCTTTAAAATATGCGTATTTACTCATACAATAGTATGTCTTAACTATTTAACATGGTGTA containing:
- the rps19 gene encoding 40S ribosomal protein S19, with amino-acid sequence MPGVTVKDVNQQEFVRALAAFLKKSGKLKVPDWVDLVKLGKHKELAPSDENWFYIRAASTVRHLYLRGGAGVGSMTKIYGSRQRNGVCPAHYSVGSKNVARKVLQALELLKMIEKDPNGGRRLTSQGTRDLDRIAGQVAAANKKTV